Proteins from a genomic interval of Streptococcus sp. D7B5:
- a CDS encoding SIALI-17 repeat-containing surface protein, whose amino-acid sequence MDRHFFEKRCHYSIRKFAIGAASVMIGASIFGANMVQAAETATPSEAEGSITHVQALDKLPDDLVAALEKADAEAATEASHEETPATDEGTNLAASEEAKPETSPASPKPAETLKPVETPKADNKPAETTTPAVKPAEKTIEDREDVNHLEGATAQASNHETGTNFTADKAIDGDDNTRWATDRDAVKPTFELTLPKTTLIKHVEIDWDRRLRNGQNDPNIKSWSLYYAGQEDVGANGEKQWKLAHTKTGEPVLDEKVDLAESIKAKYLKLEINDYQAGTMNWRNVGIQEIRAYSNIPDTSKVTDIRQVTELTVAEDGQSLVLPTLPGKVSLIGSNKQGVIDLQNHIHKPLTDQRVKVMVQQIRDSHTFTKEFEVVIKGLHQNEGVGVKPKVAPAVQQWYGKEGQSSITSDTVLATGDSGFDQAATFYQSDLASRGLELATGDKQAQKRIEFKKVENKGYGKEGYGITIQDDVITIEAATNTGAFYATRTLLQMGESNLQNGEIRDFPSFSHRGFMLDTGRKFIPYDTLVDIMLNMAYYKMNDLQLHLNDNYIFLKEHLAGKNLSPEEQLKYVLEHAKTGFRVETDIVGKNDQKLTSDEHYTKEEMQNLIKLAKALHINLVPEIDTPGHALSFVKVRPDLMYQGSLSDYAGKHNVERVAMLDLDNKYDETLAFVKSVYDKLLDGPDAPLHGVSTVHIGTDEYYGSRESYRRYVNDLTQYIKSKGYTPRIWGSLSAKRGNTPVDWNGVEVDIWSIGWQRPNEAIAQGAKIINITDVPTYSVPSGSNSQAAYGDYANYERQYNSWTPNDFRTGGGPLLPASHPSILGGGHAVWNDNIDLHETGLTSYDIFKRFFKSMQTTAERTWGSDRAAATFAERTLPTSPYAPQSNPDKEIDQSDLFTINSETVKNYASKKVKASEQGLAFEKDSSIEGLAGDVGPSHVLKFDVTVTGDGEQTFSASGDNRIYLADKDGYLAYQFEQFHIQFNKKLEKNKRYQISIVTKPQSTEVYVDGEKIERIANPAHPRFAHNSLVLPLESIGGFKGILHSAELSDKPFVNPRLISNDKITATASSQQLPGNATEGAVEKAFDNDPNTFWHTKWTGDTAPYTLTMTLKEAEKVNGLTYLPRPGGGNGVVTRYEIYAQKDGQMVKVSEGNWDNNAQEKTVKFAAVDTNKIELKVLEGVGGFASAAEVHLLKPVKEEQETPAPSQPEKPTTPEKPKVEQTGDGTVELADQFTASKPASEDSIAAASKSADYLKKEYKVFPTPQKVTYGEGVTALRKQVNLVMGDQLDIYTRNRLKSVLQDNQVSYTTGKAAIAGATNIYLGMHGQGSQAEQNLSKVSAGLFDKIDAYVLSIKDNSISIVGKDTDAVFYGLTTLKHMLKESQVPVLRNVTVEDYAELKNRGFIEGYYGNPWSNADRAELMRFGGDLKLNQYFFAPKDDPYHNKKWRELYPEEKLAEIRELARVGNQSKTRYVWTIHPFMNNRIRFGNEAHYQEDLATIKAKFTQLMKVGVREFGILADDAPSPVGGYNSYNRLMQDMTKWLTEMQGTYSGLRKEMIFVPGQYWGNGREDELKSLNENLPSSTSMTLTGGKIWGEVSESFLSTLKNNLSAGGKTYRPVSLWINWPVTDNSKQHLILGGGEKFLHPNVDPSLLSGIMLNPMQQSEPSKIALFSGAQYSWKQWKSEEEAKKINDIAFNFVENGHFEDSKVSAAFRELGKHMINQNMDNRVVKLEESVDLAPKLTDFMTKLKAGQDVTAERTALRAEFAKIKEAAELYKASGDKKMVAQIHYWLDNAIDQMNALDAFLTGTEAMATNDAAKLWDSYYKGLKLYEQSQTHTFHYVDHMEKAELGVQHIRPFILSLKEVLASEVQKVLHPDQIISTFITNRTGVEGGLAEVTDGDLATHAIIKSPNSIKTGDYIGMKFNKPVAIQTLTFAMGTQANPRDTFSKAEVQYQDENDNWVTLKEPSYVGNESLLKFENLNIKAKAVRMIATADRENTWFAVQEIAVNRPVEKARSQQATTVSLSSNLVYKLNTSARQITDGKDNTEAMMANADGSNTTPVDAWAQLDLGEVKSVTKVRLRQGTGDKLAAGVLEYSTDGTAWQELDRLSGEQTKEVTRAINTRYIRVRNTKALDLWWRIQDFSVETRSGNSELTDTNVDALKETPVVDSLGSYELQIPAGTKLPAHSYLGMKLDRIHQVKSIQLQGQANPALSLEYSANAQEWMPASQLTDRSAASHLIRYVRLVNKTDQEQAITATSLLVTTKEVQPTKLESTTMGIHPTYGSNDVRKLNNLDQLFDGVYNNFVEFSDYAHKDGHVTLKLGSERTIKKIRAYIQDGTQNYLRDGKIQVSQDGKTWTDVVTVGDGVANSTHDDSLTDGWTHDSKMPGNRYIEGELTTPVKANYLRVLYTADYDARFVGFTELVINDGEFVKPINDPTVEGSSGESQGNLYNNLVDGKVLTSYKSEKDKGELVYHLSEPTNANHLRLVSSLPEGAKARVLARTLKDGQDSWTDLGAITSSLQTFAIRNGGSLLDVKLVWEGGKAEFYELASFHQELTEEPIQSSKGEEPAPVLEVPEFTGGVNAVEALVHELPEYTGPVATVGDQAAPTVEKPEFKGGVNAVMALVHELPEYTGPLATVGDQAAPTVEKPEFQGGVNSVMALKHELPAYTGPLSTVGDQAAPTVEKPEFKLSTLVSDQGKTPDHKQEIARQEIAEQSLPATGESQSDTALFLAGVSLALSALFVAKTKKD is encoded by the coding sequence ATGGATAGACATTTTTTTGAGAAACGCTGTCACTATAGTATAAGAAAATTTGCAATCGGTGCAGCCTCCGTTATGATTGGTGCTAGTATCTTTGGCGCCAATATGGTTCAGGCGGCAGAAACAGCAACACCTTCAGAGGCAGAGGGAAGTATCACTCATGTTCAAGCTCTGGATAAGTTACCAGATGATTTAGTCGCTGCGCTTGAAAAGGCGGATGCAGAAGCTGCAACAGAAGCAAGTCATGAAGAAACTCCAGCGACAGATGAGGGAACCAATCTTGCAGCAAGTGAAGAGGCAAAACCAGAGACAAGTCCTGCAAGTCCCAAGCCAGCAGAAACGCTGAAACCGGTTGAAACACCAAAGGCAGACAATAAACCAGCTGAAACCACTACACCAGCAGTAAAACCAGCTGAAAAGACAATCGAAGATAGAGAAGATGTCAACCATCTCGAGGGTGCTACTGCTCAGGCGAGCAACCATGAGACTGGTACCAACTTTACTGCAGATAAGGCTATCGATGGAGATGACAATACCCGTTGGGCTACAGATAGAGATGCAGTAAAACCAACTTTTGAATTAACTCTTCCAAAAACTACCCTCATCAAGCATGTAGAAATTGACTGGGATCGTCGTCTTCGTAATGGGCAAAATGACCCTAATATCAAATCTTGGAGTCTCTATTACGCAGGCCAAGAAGACGTGGGCGCTAACGGAGAAAAACAATGGAAACTCGCTCATACCAAGACTGGAGAACCTGTTTTAGATGAGAAAGTTGACCTAGCTGAAAGTATCAAAGCTAAGTATCTTAAGTTAGAAATTAACGACTACCAAGCTGGTACAATGAACTGGAGAAACGTTGGTATCCAAGAAATTCGAGCTTATTCGAATATTCCTGATACAAGTAAGGTAACGGATATCCGCCAAGTAACCGAACTAACAGTAGCAGAAGATGGACAGTCTCTTGTCTTACCAACTTTACCAGGGAAAGTTAGCCTTATCGGAAGCAACAAGCAAGGTGTGATTGACCTTCAAAATCACATCCATAAACCTCTAACAGATCAACGCGTCAAGGTCATGGTCCAACAAATCAGAGACAGTCATACTTTCACTAAGGAATTTGAAGTAGTCATCAAGGGTCTACATCAGAACGAGGGTGTAGGTGTCAAACCAAAAGTAGCACCAGCTGTTCAACAATGGTATGGGAAAGAAGGCCAATCTTCTATCACTTCAGATACAGTCCTTGCGACAGGTGATTCTGGCTTTGATCAGGCAGCAACCTTCTACCAGTCAGACCTTGCTAGCCGTGGATTGGAACTGGCAACAGGTGACAAGCAAGCTCAAAAACGAATCGAATTTAAAAAGGTTGAAAACAAAGGTTATGGCAAGGAAGGCTATGGCATCACTATCCAAGATGATGTGATTACCATCGAAGCTGCCACAAACACAGGAGCCTTCTACGCCACTCGGACTCTTCTTCAAATGGGAGAAAGTAACCTCCAAAATGGCGAAATTCGCGATTTCCCAAGTTTCAGCCACCGTGGCTTTATGCTAGATACAGGTCGTAAATTTATCCCTTATGACACTCTTGTAGACATCATGCTCAACATGGCTTACTACAAGATGAACGACTTGCAGTTGCACCTCAACGATAACTATATCTTCCTAAAGGAACACTTGGCAGGTAAGAATTTAAGTCCAGAAGAACAACTCAAGTATGTACTTGAACACGCTAAGACTGGTTTCCGTGTGGAGACAGACATTGTCGGTAAGAATGATCAAAAATTGACTTCAGATGAGCATTATACCAAGGAAGAAATGCAAAATCTGATTAAACTTGCCAAGGCCTTGCATATCAATCTAGTGCCAGAAATTGACACACCAGGTCATGCACTATCATTTGTCAAAGTCCGCCCAGACCTCATGTATCAAGGTAGTTTGAGTGATTATGCTGGCAAACACAATGTTGAACGTGTTGCAATGCTCGACCTAGATAATAAATACGATGAAACGCTAGCTTTTGTCAAATCAGTTTATGACAAACTCCTCGATGGTCCAGATGCACCGCTTCATGGCGTATCTACTGTTCATATCGGAACGGATGAATACTATGGTAGCCGCGAAAGCTATCGCCGCTATGTCAATGATTTGACCCAATATATCAAGTCTAAAGGCTATACCCCTCGTATCTGGGGTTCGCTCAGTGCGAAACGAGGGAACACCCCTGTTGATTGGAACGGAGTAGAAGTTGATATCTGGAGTATCGGATGGCAACGACCAAATGAAGCCATTGCTCAGGGAGCTAAGATTATCAATATCACGGATGTACCGACCTATAGTGTGCCAAGTGGAAGCAATAGTCAAGCAGCCTACGGGGACTATGCTAACTACGAACGTCAGTACAATAGCTGGACACCGAATGATTTTAGAACAGGTGGAGGTCCACTTCTACCAGCTTCTCATCCAAGTATCCTTGGTGGTGGGCACGCAGTTTGGAATGACAATATCGACCTTCATGAGACAGGTTTGACCTCTTATGACATCTTTAAACGTTTCTTCAAGAGCATGCAAACCACTGCAGAACGCACCTGGGGGTCTGACCGTGCAGCTGCGACCTTTGCAGAACGCACCCTACCAACCAGTCCTTATGCGCCGCAGTCAAATCCTGATAAAGAGATTGATCAAAGCGACCTGTTTACCATCAATTCTGAAACAGTCAAGAACTATGCAAGCAAGAAAGTGAAGGCAAGCGAACAGGGATTGGCTTTTGAGAAAGATAGCAGTATCGAAGGCTTGGCTGGTGATGTTGGTCCAAGTCACGTCTTGAAGTTTGATGTAACTGTCACTGGAGACGGAGAACAAACCTTCTCAGCAAGTGGGGATAACCGTATCTATCTAGCTGATAAAGACGGCTATCTTGCTTACCAGTTTGAACAGTTCCATATCCAATTCAATAAAAAACTTGAAAAGAACAAACGTTATCAAATCTCTATCGTGACCAAACCACAATCTACAGAAGTCTATGTGGATGGTGAAAAGATTGAGCGTATAGCAAATCCAGCCCACCCTCGCTTTGCCCACAATAGCTTGGTTCTACCGCTTGAAAGCATCGGTGGTTTCAAAGGAATCTTGCATAGCGCAGAGTTGTCAGACAAACCATTTGTAAATCCTCGTTTGATTTCAAATGATAAGATTACAGCAACCGCAAGCAGTCAGCAGCTTCCAGGAAATGCGACTGAAGGCGCTGTTGAAAAGGCCTTTGACAATGATCCAAATACCTTCTGGCATACTAAGTGGACTGGTGACACTGCGCCATACACCCTTACTATGACCTTGAAAGAAGCAGAAAAAGTCAATGGCTTGACGTATCTCCCACGACCAGGTGGTGGAAATGGTGTCGTGACGCGCTACGAAATCTACGCACAAAAAGATGGCCAAATGGTCAAGGTTTCAGAAGGAAACTGGGACAACAACGCCCAAGAAAAAACAGTCAAATTTGCGGCGGTAGATACCAACAAGATTGAGTTGAAAGTATTGGAAGGCGTTGGTGGTTTTGCAAGTGCAGCTGAAGTTCATCTATTGAAACCTGTTAAAGAAGAGCAAGAAACGCCTGCACCAAGTCAACCAGAAAAACCAACTACACCAGAAAAACCAAAAGTAGAGCAAACAGGTGATGGAACAGTTGAATTGGCAGATCAATTTACTGCAAGTAAACCAGCTAGCGAAGACAGCATTGCAGCTGCCAGCAAGAGCGCAGACTATCTCAAGAAAGAGTACAAGGTCTTCCCAACGCCACAAAAAGTGACTTATGGAGAAGGAGTCACAGCCCTTCGTAAGCAAGTCAATCTGGTTATGGGCGATCAACTCGATATCTATACTCGCAATCGCTTGAAGAGTGTCTTGCAGGACAATCAAGTATCTTATACAACTGGTAAGGCAGCAATCGCTGGCGCAACCAACATCTATCTTGGAATGCATGGACAAGGTTCACAAGCAGAACAAAACTTGTCCAAGGTTTCAGCAGGTCTCTTTGACAAGATTGACGCCTATGTCTTGAGCATCAAGGATAACTCGATTTCCATCGTCGGAAAAGACACAGATGCAGTCTTCTATGGTTTGACAACCTTGAAACACATGCTCAAGGAAAGCCAAGTGCCAGTCCTTCGCAATGTGACAGTAGAAGATTACGCAGAGCTCAAGAACCGTGGTTTCATCGAAGGATACTATGGAAACCCATGGTCGAATGCCGATCGTGCAGAACTCATGCGTTTTGGTGGCGATTTGAAATTGAACCAATACTTCTTTGCACCAAAAGACGATCCATACCACAACAAGAAATGGCGTGAACTCTATCCAGAAGAAAAACTAGCTGAAATCCGTGAACTAGCTCGCGTCGGAAATCAAAGTAAAACACGCTATGTCTGGACTATCCATCCATTCATGAACAACCGCATCCGCTTTGGCAATGAAGCGCATTACCAAGAAGATTTGGCAACCATCAAGGCTAAATTTACCCAGTTGATGAAAGTGGGTGTCCGCGAATTTGGTATCCTTGCAGATGATGCTCCAAGCCCAGTCGGAGGCTACAATAGCTATAACCGCTTGATGCAAGATATGACCAAGTGGTTGACTGAGATGCAGGGAACTTACAGTGGTCTTCGTAAAGAAATGATCTTTGTTCCTGGACAGTATTGGGGTAATGGACGTGAGGATGAGTTGAAATCCCTCAATGAAAATCTCCCAAGTTCAACATCCATGACCTTGACGGGTGGTAAGATTTGGGGCGAAGTCTCTGAAAGCTTCCTTTCAACTCTCAAGAACAATCTATCCGCAGGTGGCAAGACCTATCGCCCCGTTTCACTTTGGATTAACTGGCCTGTAACAGATAACTCTAAACAACACTTGATTCTAGGTGGTGGTGAGAAATTCCTTCATCCAAATGTGGATCCAAGCTTGCTGTCTGGTATCATGTTGAACCCAATGCAACAGTCTGAACCATCTAAGATTGCCCTCTTTTCAGGAGCTCAATACTCATGGAAACAGTGGAAATCAGAAGAAGAAGCTAAGAAAATCAATGATATTGCCTTCAACTTTGTAGAAAATGGTCATTTTGAAGATAGCAAGGTATCAGCAGCCTTCCGTGAACTTGGTAAGCACATGATCAACCAAAACATGGATAATCGTGTCGTCAAACTAGAAGAATCGGTAGACTTGGCTCCAAAATTAACAGACTTTATGACCAAGCTTAAAGCAGGTCAGGATGTGACTGCTGAACGTACAGCCTTGCGTGCAGAATTTGCCAAGATTAAAGAAGCAGCCGAACTCTATAAAGCATCAGGCGATAAAAAAATGGTTGCCCAAATCCACTATTGGTTGGATAATGCAATCGACCAAATGAATGCTCTTGATGCCTTCCTTACAGGAACTGAAGCCATGGCTACAAACGATGCAGCCAAACTTTGGGATAGCTACTATAAAGGTTTGAAATTGTACGAACAGTCTCAAACTCACACCTTCCATTATGTAGACCATATGGAAAAAGCTGAATTGGGTGTTCAACATATTCGTCCATTTATCCTATCCCTGAAAGAAGTTCTAGCGTCTGAAGTTCAAAAAGTCTTGCATCCAGACCAAATCATCAGCACCTTTATCACCAATCGAACAGGGGTAGAAGGTGGTTTGGCAGAAGTAACGGATGGCGATTTGGCAACTCATGCGATTATTAAATCACCAAATAGCATCAAGACAGGTGATTATATTGGTATGAAGTTCAACAAACCAGTAGCGATTCAAACCTTGACCTTTGCAATGGGAACGCAGGCAAATCCACGTGATACCTTTAGTAAGGCAGAAGTGCAGTATCAAGATGAAAATGACAACTGGGTAACCTTGAAAGAGCCAAGCTATGTCGGAAATGAATCCCTTCTTAAGTTTGAAAATCTCAATATCAAGGCCAAGGCAGTTCGCATGATTGCGACAGCAGACCGTGAGAATACTTGGTTTGCAGTTCAGGAAATTGCAGTCAACCGTCCAGTTGAAAAAGCTCGTAGCCAACAAGCAACGACAGTTAGTCTAAGCTCAAACTTAGTTTACAAACTAAATACCTCAGCTCGTCAAATCACTGATGGCAAGGACAATACAGAAGCCATGATGGCAAATGCTGACGGTAGCAATACGACACCAGTAGATGCTTGGGCACAACTTGACCTCGGTGAAGTCAAGTCAGTCACTAAAGTACGACTTCGCCAAGGAACGGGTGATAAGCTTGCTGCAGGTGTACTTGAGTACTCTACAGATGGAACTGCATGGCAAGAGTTGGATCGCCTATCAGGAGAACAAACCAAGGAAGTGACCAGAGCAATCAATACTCGCTACATCCGAGTACGCAATACCAAGGCCCTTGACCTCTGGTGGCGTATCCAGGACTTCTCTGTTGAGACACGCTCTGGAAACAGTGAGTTAACAGACACCAACGTCGACGCCTTGAAGGAAACACCAGTAGTGGATAGCTTGGGCAGTTACGAGCTTCAAATTCCAGCTGGAACCAAACTTCCTGCTCATAGCTATCTAGGTATGAAACTTGACCGTATCCATCAGGTCAAGAGCATCCAGCTCCAAGGTCAAGCCAACCCAGCTCTTAGCCTGGAGTATTCTGCAAATGCGCAAGAATGGATGCCAGCTAGCCAGTTGACTGATAGATCTGCAGCAAGCCACTTAATACGTTATGTGCGTTTGGTCAACAAAACAGATCAGGAGCAAGCTATTACAGCGACTTCTCTCCTTGTGACAACCAAAGAAGTGCAACCAACCAAACTAGAATCTACAACAATGGGCATTCATCCAACATACGGAAGCAATGATGTTCGTAAGCTGAACAACCTAGATCAACTATTTGACGGTGTTTATAACAACTTCGTTGAGTTTTCAGACTACGCCCATAAAGATGGCCATGTAACCTTGAAACTCGGTAGCGAACGTACCATCAAGAAGATCAGAGCCTACATCCAAGACGGAACTCAAAACTATCTTCGTGATGGTAAGATCCAAGTCAGCCAAGACGGTAAAACTTGGACAGATGTCGTGACAGTAGGAGATGGTGTGGCCAATAGCACACACGATGATTCATTGACAGATGGTTGGACACATGATTCTAAGATGCCAGGAAATCGCTACATCGAGGGTGAATTGACGACACCAGTTAAAGCTAACTATCTCCGTGTCCTCTATACAGCAGACTATGATGCCCGTTTTGTAGGCTTTACAGAATTGGTCATCAACGATGGTGAATTTGTCAAACCAATCAATGATCCAACAGTAGAAGGAAGTAGTGGAGAAAGCCAGGGCAACCTTTATAATAATCTTGTAGACGGAAAAGTCTTAACCAGCTACAAGTCTGAAAAAGACAAGGGCGAATTGGTGTATCACTTGTCTGAGCCAACCAATGCCAACCACCTTCGTCTCGTTTCCAGTCTTCCTGAAGGAGCTAAGGCACGTGTTCTTGCTAGAACACTCAAGGATGGTCAAGACAGTTGGACAGACCTCGGTGCCATTACATCTAGTCTCCAAACTTTTGCTATCCGAAATGGCGGCTCTCTTCTAGACGTCAAATTAGTCTGGGAAGGCGGCAAGGCTGAGTTTTATGAATTGGCAAGCTTCCATCAAGAATTGACAGAAGAACCGATCCAATCAAGCAAGGGTGAAGAACCAGCACCTGTTCTTGAGGTTCCTGAATTCACAGGTGGTGTCAATGCAGTTGAAGCCTTGGTACATGAGCTTCCAGAGTACACAGGCCCAGTAGCGACAGTAGGTGACCAAGCTGCTCCAACAGTAGAGAAACCTGAGTTCAAGGGTGGTGTCAATGCAGTGATGGCTCTAGTGCATGAATTGCCAGAATACACAGGCCCGCTAGCAACAGTAGGTGATCAAGCTGCTCCAACAGTAGAGAAACCTGAGTTTCAGGGCGGAGTCAACTCCGTTATGGCCTTGAAACATGAGCTCCCAGCTTACACAGGTCCCTTATCAACAGTAGGCGACCAGGCAGCACCGACAGTAGAGAAACCAGAGTTTAAACTTAGCACTCTAGTTTCTGATCAAGGTAAGACTCCAGATCATAAACAAGAAATTGCTAGACAAGAAATAGCTGAACAAAGCTTGCCAGCAACAGGTGAGAGTCAATCTGACACAGCCCTCTTCCTAGCAGGTGTTAGCCTAGCCCTATCTGCTCTCTTTGTAGCAAAAACAAAGAAAGACTAG
- the pbp1a gene encoding penicillin-binding protein PBP1A, producing the protein MNKQTFLRIAKYVSISLLTVFIAAVMLGGGLFLYYVSKAPELSESKLVATTSSKIYDSNDELIADLGSERRVNAQANEIPTDLVNAIVSIEDHRFFNHRGIDTIRILGATLRNLRGGGGLQGASTLTQQLIKLTYFSTSTSDQTLSRKAQEAWLAVQLEQKATKQEILTYYINKVYMSNGNYGMQTAAQSYYGKDLKDLSIPQLALLAGMPQAPNQYDPYSHPEAAQERRNLVLSEMKGQGYISAEQYEKAINTPITDGLQSLKSANSYPPYMDNYLKEVIDQVEQETGYNLLTTGMDVYTNVDPKVQQHLWDIYNTDEYVNYPDDEMQVASTIVDVTNGKVIAQLGSRHQSSNVSFGINQAVETNRDWGSTMKPITDYAPALEYDIYDSTASIVHDVPYNYPGTDTPVYNWDRSYFGNITIQYALQQSRNVTAVETLNKVGLDRAKTFLNGIGIDYPDMHYANAISSNTTESNKKYGASSEKMAAAYAAFANGGIYHKPMYINKIVFSDGSSKEYADPGTRAMKETTAYMMTEMMKTVLAYGTGRGAYLPWLPQAGKTGTSNYTDDEIENYIKNTGYVAPDEMFVGYTRKYSMAVWTGYSNRLTPIVGDGFYVAAKVYRSMMTYLSEDNNPGDWTMPEGLYRSGEFVFKNSARSAWTAPAPQQAPTPESSSSTSESSTSQSSSTTPSTNNSANNNTNNQQPNTTPGQQNQNQNQNPQPAQP; encoded by the coding sequence ATGAACAAACAAACTTTTCTGCGAATAGCTAAGTATGTCAGCATCAGTCTCTTAACTGTATTTATCGCAGCTGTAATGCTTGGTGGAGGTCTCTTCCTCTACTATGTTAGCAAGGCTCCAGAACTTTCTGAAAGTAAACTAGTTGCTACAACGTCAAGTAAGATCTATGATAGCAATGACGAGCTTATTGCTGATCTTGGATCGGAACGTCGAGTCAATGCCCAAGCAAACGAAATACCGACCGATTTGGTCAACGCTATTGTTTCGATTGAGGACCATCGCTTCTTTAATCACCGAGGAATCGACACGATCCGTATCCTAGGTGCTACCCTCCGAAACCTTCGTGGTGGTGGAGGTCTGCAAGGAGCTTCCACCTTGACACAGCAGTTGATCAAGTTAACCTATTTCTCTACGTCAACTTCTGATCAAACTCTTTCTCGTAAGGCCCAGGAAGCTTGGTTAGCCGTTCAGCTAGAACAAAAAGCGACTAAACAAGAGATCTTGACCTACTACATCAACAAGGTTTACATGTCAAACGGGAACTACGGAATGCAGACAGCTGCCCAAAGTTACTATGGCAAGGATCTCAAAGATCTAAGTATTCCTCAATTGGCTCTCCTTGCTGGTATGCCTCAGGCTCCAAACCAGTATGATCCATACTCGCATCCAGAAGCTGCTCAAGAACGTCGTAATCTCGTCCTCTCTGAGATGAAGGGGCAAGGTTACATTTCAGCTGAGCAATATGAAAAAGCGATTAATACTCCGATTACAGATGGACTTCAAAGTCTAAAATCAGCTAATAGTTATCCTCCATACATGGACAACTATCTCAAAGAGGTAATCGATCAAGTCGAACAAGAAACAGGCTACAACCTCTTAACGACTGGTATGGACGTCTACACCAACGTTGATCCTAAAGTTCAACAACATCTCTGGGATATCTACAATACCGACGAGTATGTCAACTATCCAGATGATGAAATGCAAGTAGCTTCAACGATTGTGGATGTGACAAATGGGAAAGTCATTGCTCAGTTAGGTTCTCGTCACCAATCAAGCAATGTTTCCTTCGGAATCAACCAAGCTGTGGAAACCAACCGTGACTGGGGTTCTACCATGAAGCCAATCACAGACTATGCTCCTGCCTTGGAGTATGACATCTACGACTCAACTGCTTCGATTGTACATGATGTTCCATACAACTATCCTGGAACAGATACCCCTGTTTACAACTGGGATAGAAGTTATTTTGGAAATATCACCATCCAATATGCGCTCCAACAATCACGGAACGTTACAGCCGTAGAAACCTTGAACAAAGTCGGTTTGGATAGAGCCAAGACCTTCCTGAATGGAATCGGTATTGACTATCCAGATATGCACTATGCCAACGCGATTTCAAGTAATACGACTGAGTCAAACAAAAAGTACGGAGCAAGTAGTGAGAAAATGGCTGCTGCTTACGCTGCTTTTGCTAACGGTGGTATCTACCATAAACCAATGTATATCAACAAAATCGTCTTTAGCGATGGTAGCTCAAAAGAATACGCTGATCCTGGTACTCGTGCCATGAAAGAGACGACCGCCTATATGATGACAGAAATGATGAAGACTGTCTTGGCATACGGAACGGGTCGTGGTGCTTATCTCCCTTGGCTACCTCAAGCTGGTAAGACTGGTACATCAAACTATACAGATGATGAAATTGAAAACTACATCAAAAATACTGGTTATGTAGCCCCAGACGAAATGTTTGTTGGTTATACTCGCAAATATTCAATGGCTGTATGGACAGGTTACTCAAACCGCCTGACTCCTATCGTTGGTGATGGCTTCTATGTTGCTGCTAAGGTTTACCGTTCAATGATGACTTATCTGTCTGAGGATAACAACCCTGGCGACTGGACTATGCCAGAAGGCCTCTATCGAAGTGGTGAGTTCGTCTTTAAAAACAGTGCTCGTTCTGCATGGACTGCCCCTGCTCCGCAACAGGCCCCAACACCTGAAAGTTCGAGCTCGACATCAGAAAGTTCAACTTCACAGTCAAGCTCAACTACTCCAAGCACGAATAATAGTGCAAACAATAATACCAATAACCAGCAACCAAATACAACGCCTGGTCAACAAAACCAGAACCAAAATCAGAATCCTCAACCAGCACAACCATAA